The following coding sequences are from one Trichoplusia ni isolate ovarian cell line Hi5 chromosome 15, tn1, whole genome shotgun sequence window:
- the LOC113501293 gene encoding sodium/potassium-transporting ATPase subunit beta-2-like, with translation MGLEKRTIKIIVAVVVLVLILSLVGLLLGLLLPQRYVELEVWPRSEEYNWDQPLIQVRGNDPGSWHGWYRRINEFLKVYETSIPEDPPRAPCSVHNRRDQHLRSDPCDMAMRRWSPCTADEFYGYAKGKPCIFLRLANIHYWVPEPYNMTSPLPIPPEMPQHIREAMRHRPAHQYGDFVWVSCGGEFSADKENIGPIQYIPADYPPGFPLSRLHTADRIAYSARNMPDQVPGPLIAVHFENPRRGVVINVECRIWTRDIFYDPKSRIGRARFELHVE, from the exons ATGGGGCTGGAGAAGCGAACCATCAAGATCATAGTGGCTGTAGTCGTGCTGGTGCTTATACTCA GTCTCGTCGGACTTCTACTTGGGCTGTTGTTACCGCAGCGTTATGTTG AACTGGAGGTGTGGCCTCGGTCTGAGGAGTATAACTGGGATCAGCCCCTGATCCAGGTCAGAGGCAACGACCCCGGCAGCTGGCATGGCTGGTACCGACGCATCAATGAATTCCTTAAGG TGTACGAGACCTCGATTCCCGAGGATCCACCTCGCGCACCATGCTCCGTCCACAACCGGCGCGACCAGCACCTGCGCTCGGACCCCTGCGACATGGCCATGAGAAGGTGGTCGCCCTGCACTGCGGATGAGTTCTACGGCTATGCCAAGGGGAAGCCATGCATCTTCCTGAGGCTGGCTAAT ATTCACTACTGGGTTCCCGAGCCATACAACATGACATCACCTCTGCCCATCCCTCCGGAAATGCCTCAGCATATTAGGGAGGCTATG CGTCACCGGCCCGCGCACCAATACGGTGACTTCGTGTGGGTGTCCTGCGGCGGCGAGTTCAGCGCTGACAAGGAGAACATCGGCCCCATCCAGTACATCCCCGCGGACTACCCCCCTGGCTTCCCGCTCTCCAGGCTGCACACTGCCGACCGCATCGCCTACTCAGCCAGGAACATGCCCGACCAGGTGCCGGGACCACTGATTGCCGTGCACTTTGAGAATCCTCGAC GTGGCGTTGTGATTAACGTGGAGTGTCGCATCTGGACTCGCGACATCTTCTACGACCCGAAGAGCCGCATCGGCCGCGCTCGCTTCGAGTTACACGTCGAATAA